One segment of Macrotis lagotis isolate mMagLag1 chromosome 1, bilby.v1.9.chrom.fasta, whole genome shotgun sequence DNA contains the following:
- the SLC30A3 gene encoding putative proton-coupled zinc antiporter SLC30A3: MEPHPAAAGDSETTRLVNPRAHGGAGSLRLKSLFTEPSKSPPDEQDPLEQPKFRHCHIDCIPPSGLSPEQLQAQKQLSAACAVCFLFMAGEIVGGYLAHSLAIMTDAVHLLADVGSMAGSLFSLWLSTRPATRTMTFGWHRSETLGALASVLSLWIVTAVLLYLAFVRLLNSDYHIEGDAMLITAGVAVCANLLMAFVLHQASPGHSHGSKGTEYAPLEEGQGGPLNFYNTSVRAAFVHVLGDLLQSFGVLAASILIYFKPQYKAADPISTFLFSICALGSTAPTLRDVLRILMEGAPYGIHYEPVRDLLLSVPGVKAIHELHLWALTLTYHAISAHMAIDATADPEVVRAEAASLLHTRFGFCTITLQVEQYQPDMIQCPNCQEPPQA, from the exons ATGGAACCTCATCCGGCGGCCGCGGGAGACTCCGAGACAACTCGCTTGGTGAATCCCCGGGCTCACGGCGGCGCCGGCAGCCTCCGTCTCAAGAG TCTCTTCACAGAGCCTTCAAAGTCCCCCCCGGATGAACAAGATCCTCTGGAGCAGCCCAAGTTCCGTCACTGCCACATAGACTGTATCCCTCCGTCTGGCCTTAGCCCTGAGCAGCTGCAGGCCCAGAAGCAACTGTCTGCTGCCTGTGCTGTCTGTTTCCTCTTCATGGCAGGGGAGATTGTGG GTGGATATTTAGCTCACAGCCTAGCCATCATGACCGATGCCGTCCACCTGCTGGCAGATGTGGGCAGCATGGCAGGCAGTCTCTTTTCTCTTTGGCTCTCCACTCGCCCAGCCACCCGAACCATGACCTTTGGCTGGCACCGCTCAG AAACCTTAGGGGCTTTAGCCTCTGTGCTGTCCCTCTGGATTGTCACTGCTGTCTTGCTCTATCTGGCCTTTGTACGTCTTCTGAACAGTGACTACCACATTGAAGGAGATGCCATGTTAATCACTGCAGGTGTTGCTGTGTGTGCCAATCTTTT AATGGCTTTTGTGCTGCACCAGGCCTCTCCCGGACATAGCCATGGGTCCAAGGGAACCGAGTATGCTCCACTGGAGGAGGGGCAAGGTGGTCCTCTGAATTTCTACAACACCAGCGTGCGGGCAGCCTTTGTGCATGTTCTGGGGGATTTACTTCAAAGCTTCGGGGTTCTGGCTGCATCCATCCTCATTTACTTCAAG CCCCAGTATAAAGCAGCTGATCCCATCAGTACCTTCCTATTCTCCATCTGTGCTCTGGGTTCCACTGCTCCCACTCTCCGGGATGTTCTTCGGATCCTCATGGAAG GTGCCCCCTATGGCATCCACTATGAACCCGTTCGGGACCTGCTTCTGTCAGTGCCAGGAGTTAAGGCAATTCATGAGCTGCATCTGTGGGCCCTGACTCTCACTTACCATGCTATTTCTGCTCATATGGCCATTG ATGCTACTGCAGACCCTGAGGTCGTCCGGGCAGAAGCTGCCTCTCTGCTCCACACTCGCTTTGGATTTTGTACTATAACTCTCCAGGTGGAGCAGTACCAGCCCGACATGATTCAGTGCCCAAACTGCCAGGAACCCCCCCAGGCCTGA